Proteins co-encoded in one Corynebacterium lujinxingii genomic window:
- a CDS encoding glycosyltransferase family 4 protein, with product MKILLLCWRDTTHPQGGGSERYLERVGEYLAAQGHEVIYRTAKHTDAPRRSRRGGVRFERAGGKFSVYLAAPLSIWRNRPDVVVDTQNGIPFFARLFTRRPVVLLTHHCHKEQWPVAGPIVGRLGWFLESQVAPRVYRGARYVTVSQASKRDLVALGVRAGEIEIVENGVDPVPAHTPTLHDDHRTHLVTLSRLVPHKRIEEAIDAVATMDNAVLDIIGSGWWEDELRAYAAGRDDVVFHGHVSEPYKHALLERAELHLLPSRKEGWGIAVIEAAQHGVPTVAYASAGGVADSIRDGVTGRLVANGEDFAEAARETLERRGAMAQAAKRWAQGFSWEETGRKFARVIAAL from the coding sequence GTGAAGATACTGCTTCTGTGTTGGCGCGATACCACCCACCCGCAAGGCGGTGGGTCGGAGCGCTACCTCGAGCGCGTCGGTGAGTACCTGGCGGCGCAGGGCCACGAGGTGATCTACCGGACGGCGAAGCACACGGACGCGCCCCGGCGGTCGCGGCGAGGCGGGGTGCGCTTCGAGCGGGCCGGCGGAAAGTTCAGTGTGTACTTGGCGGCGCCGTTGTCGATTTGGCGCAACCGGCCGGATGTGGTCGTCGATACGCAAAACGGCATCCCGTTTTTCGCCCGCCTGTTCACGCGCAGGCCCGTGGTACTGCTCACGCACCACTGCCACAAGGAGCAGTGGCCAGTGGCGGGGCCGATCGTTGGCCGGTTGGGCTGGTTCTTGGAGTCGCAGGTCGCACCACGGGTGTATCGCGGGGCGCGGTACGTGACGGTGTCGCAGGCGTCGAAACGCGATTTGGTGGCGTTGGGTGTGCGTGCCGGCGAGATCGAGATCGTGGAAAACGGTGTCGACCCGGTGCCCGCGCACACGCCCACGCTTCACGACGACCACCGCACCCACCTGGTCACCCTCTCGCGCCTCGTGCCGCATAAGCGCATCGAGGAGGCGATCGACGCGGTGGCGACGATGGACAACGCGGTGCTGGACATCATCGGCTCGGGTTGGTGGGAAGACGAGCTGCGCGCCTACGCGGCGGGGCGCGACGACGTGGTGTTCCACGGGCACGTTTCCGAGCCGTACAAGCACGCGCTGCTCGAGCGCGCCGAGCTGCACTTGCTGCCCTCGCGGAAGGAGGGGTGGGGGATCGCGGTGATCGAGGCCGCGCAGCACGGGGTGCCCACGGTGGCGTACGCGTCCGCGGGTGGTGTGGCGGATTCGATCCGCGACGGGGTAACCGGCCGATTGGTTGCAAACGGGGAGGATTTCGCCGAGGCAGCCCGCGAGACCCTGGAGCGACGCGGCGCGATGGCGCAGGCCGCCAAGCGCTGGGCGCAGGGGTTTTCCTGGGAGGAGACGGGCCGGAAGTTCGCGCGCGTTATTGCAGCTCTGTAG
- a CDS encoding class I SAM-dependent methyltransferase translates to MHRTRRMATLRRSMRLLRSFSYEQFRPRVFYSSLARDTRLLIDDLSRDLRDTPVTGQSVLDVGGGPGYFAEAFSDCFYVGLEPDVSEMSAAGLSGFGSVRGDGTALPFADNSFDVVYSSNVAEHIPNWQAMGNETLRVAKPGGLAVLSYTVWLGPFGGHETGLWQHYVGGDWARRRYAKKHGHEPKNRFGDTLFAVSAREGLEWAEATGRLLAAFPRYHPSWAWWVTRVPVLREFAVSNLVLVLRG, encoded by the coding sequence ATGCACCGTACCCGCCGGATGGCCACACTCCGCCGCTCCATGCGGCTGCTGCGCTCGTTTTCCTACGAGCAATTCCGGCCTCGGGTGTTCTATTCGTCGCTGGCACGCGACACGCGTTTGCTTATCGACGACCTCTCGCGCGACCTTCGAGACACCCCCGTCACCGGCCAGTCGGTGCTGGACGTCGGCGGCGGCCCCGGCTACTTCGCCGAGGCGTTTTCGGACTGCTTCTACGTCGGGCTCGAACCGGACGTCTCCGAGATGTCCGCCGCGGGCCTATCGGGCTTCGGCTCCGTGCGCGGCGACGGCACCGCGCTGCCCTTCGCCGACAACTCCTTCGACGTGGTGTACTCCTCCAACGTCGCCGAGCACATCCCAAATTGGCAGGCGATGGGCAACGAGACGCTGCGCGTAGCCAAACCCGGCGGCCTGGCGGTGCTTAGCTACACCGTCTGGCTCGGCCCCTTCGGCGGACACGAAACGGGACTGTGGCAGCACTACGTCGGTGGGGATTGGGCGCGTCGTCGATACGCGAAAAAGCACGGGCACGAACCGAAGAACCGCTTCGGCGACACCCTGTTCGCTGTCTCCGCGCGCGAAGGCCTCGAATGGGCCGAGGCAACCGGGCGGCTTCTCGCCGCGTTCCCGCGCTACCACCCGTCATGGGCGTGGTGGGTCACGCGAGTGCCGGTGCTCCGCGAGTTCGCGGTATCCAACCTCGTCCTCGTGCTGCGGGGCTAA
- a CDS encoding NYN domain-containing protein, with amino-acid sequence MDLQAQTHPYNPGAPAGPESYLLVWDAPNLDMGLGAILGGRPTAAHRPRFDAIGRWLIDLADERTAELGHAVEPEATVFTNVSAAGADAIRPWVEALRNVGFAVFAKPKTDEDSDVDGDMLTHIERRRSEGVLQGVVVASADGQNFQEPLLSLVDDGIPVTVLGFHEHASWAVNSPDVTFVDLEDIPGVFQNPLPRVNLDALPEGGAWLQPFRPLKSLLRNTRD; translated from the coding sequence ATGGACCTGCAAGCGCAGACCCACCCGTACAACCCCGGCGCGCCCGCAGGCCCCGAGAGCTACCTGCTGGTGTGGGACGCCCCGAACCTGGATATGGGCCTCGGCGCGATCCTGGGCGGCCGGCCGACTGCGGCACACCGCCCGCGTTTCGACGCCATCGGCCGCTGGCTCATCGACCTAGCCGACGAGCGCACCGCCGAGCTGGGCCACGCGGTCGAGCCGGAGGCGACCGTGTTCACCAACGTCTCCGCCGCCGGCGCCGACGCGATCCGCCCGTGGGTGGAGGCGCTGCGCAACGTCGGTTTCGCGGTGTTCGCTAAGCCGAAAACCGACGAGGATTCCGACGTCGACGGCGACATGCTCACCCACATCGAGCGCCGCCGCAGCGAAGGTGTGCTCCAGGGTGTGGTCGTCGCGTCCGCCGACGGGCAGAACTTTCAGGAGCCGCTGCTTTCGCTTGTCGACGACGGCATCCCCGTCACCGTCCTCGGCTTCCACGAACACGCGTCCTGGGCGGTGAACTCGCCGGATGTGACCTTCGTCGACCTGGAGGACATCCCGGGCGTGTTCCAGAACCCGCTGCCGCGCGTGAACCTGGATGCGCTGCCGGAAGGCGGCGCGTGGCTGCAGCCGTTCCGTCCGCTGAAGTCGCTGCTGCGCAACACCCGGGACTAG
- a CDS encoding MMPL family transporter yields the protein MFYKWGRFAHRHRRVIPVIVVALIVLMQVLFGSKLADRLSQEGWEDPGADSTTAAQIEYDTFGRDNSGDVILLVTAPDGVDRPEVVDKMNQQISGLRDQFPNEIAHVTSYFERATPQLVNDEHTKAFAAIGLKGDGEQTLKDFRTIQPALEAMEVPGGTVQVAGATAVADALDTGMANDIARAEKIGLVFVAIILLFVFGGVVAAAMPLIVGILSIIGSLSLLAILAQFQQVNIFSQSIITLLGLGLAIDYGLFMVSRFREELDRGLDTEEAVAVTTNTAGKTVFFSALMVGVALSGLLMFPQAFLKSVAYGAMSAVVLAAVISVAVLPALFGMLGPKIDFLSVRRRKERRIEETIWFKIPNWAMRHAKPVVVGVAALLIALTVPIVGIAFGGINETYLPPNQVTRQAQDEFNEEFPAFRTDPVKLVVKGADNAQLGQIVMQTRAIDGFTRPLKPDYPTEGDVTVLSAPLADRDGGADVVKQLRSIESPEGVTTYVGGTPAMEVESIEALLNRLPWMAVYMVLATFLLMALVFGSLILPAKAVIMNVLGIGATLGFLTAVFVDGLGAGALNFTPGPLMSPILVLIVAILYGLSTDYEVFLLSRMVEERQDGARTDDAIRRGTAHTGGIITAAAAIMIVVAAAFALSDIVMMKYIAYGMIFSLALDATIIRLLFVPGVMHLLREDNWWAPRWVKRATRSLGEGSGVSTTPRPGETPIEHMVVDTRPGRAGVTVEENASLVPFADLMRDLDQRRALEQLKKKELER from the coding sequence GTGTTTTACAAGTGGGGCCGCTTCGCCCACCGCCACCGCAGGGTGATCCCGGTCATCGTCGTCGCGCTGATTGTGCTCATGCAGGTGCTGTTCGGCTCGAAGCTCGCCGACAGGTTGTCGCAGGAGGGCTGGGAGGACCCGGGCGCGGATTCCACCACCGCCGCGCAGATCGAATACGACACGTTCGGCCGCGACAACTCCGGCGACGTGATCCTGCTGGTGACGGCGCCGGACGGGGTGGACAGGCCTGAGGTCGTCGACAAGATGAACCAGCAGATAAGCGGCCTGCGCGACCAGTTCCCGAACGAGATCGCGCACGTGACCAGCTACTTCGAACGCGCAACCCCGCAACTGGTCAACGACGAGCACACCAAGGCGTTTGCCGCCATCGGGCTCAAAGGCGACGGCGAGCAGACGCTGAAGGACTTCCGCACCATCCAGCCGGCCCTCGAGGCGATGGAGGTGCCGGGTGGCACGGTGCAGGTCGCCGGCGCCACGGCGGTGGCGGATGCGCTAGACACGGGCATGGCGAACGATATCGCCCGCGCGGAGAAGATCGGCCTCGTCTTCGTCGCCATCATTTTGCTGTTCGTCTTCGGCGGCGTGGTGGCCGCTGCAATGCCGTTGATCGTGGGCATCTTGTCCATCATCGGCTCGCTGTCGCTGCTCGCGATTTTGGCGCAGTTCCAGCAGGTCAACATCTTCTCCCAGTCGATCATTACGCTGCTCGGCCTGGGTCTTGCGATCGACTACGGCCTGTTCATGGTCTCCCGCTTCCGCGAGGAACTCGACCGCGGGTTGGACACCGAGGAGGCCGTCGCGGTGACCACGAACACCGCCGGCAAGACGGTGTTCTTCTCCGCGCTCATGGTCGGCGTCGCACTGTCCGGCCTGCTCATGTTCCCGCAGGCGTTCCTCAAATCGGTGGCCTACGGCGCGATGAGCGCGGTCGTGCTCGCCGCCGTGATTTCGGTGGCGGTGCTGCCGGCGCTGTTCGGCATGCTCGGCCCCAAGATTGACTTCCTGTCCGTGCGTCGTCGCAAAGAGCGCCGCATCGAAGAGACAATTTGGTTCAAGATCCCGAACTGGGCGATGCGCCACGCGAAACCGGTCGTCGTCGGTGTGGCGGCGCTACTGATCGCGCTGACGGTGCCCATCGTCGGCATCGCCTTCGGCGGCATCAACGAGACCTACCTGCCGCCGAACCAGGTCACCCGCCAGGCGCAGGACGAGTTCAACGAGGAATTCCCTGCCTTCCGCACGGATCCGGTGAAACTCGTGGTCAAAGGCGCCGACAACGCGCAGCTGGGCCAGATCGTTATGCAGACCCGCGCCATCGACGGCTTCACCCGGCCGCTGAAGCCCGACTACCCCACCGAGGGCGACGTCACCGTGCTGTCGGCGCCGCTTGCGGATCGCGACGGGGGCGCGGACGTCGTTAAGCAACTGCGCAGCATTGAGTCGCCGGAGGGCGTGACCACGTACGTCGGCGGCACGCCCGCAATGGAGGTCGAATCCATCGAGGCGCTGCTCAACCGCCTACCGTGGATGGCCGTGTACATGGTGCTCGCAACGTTTTTGCTCATGGCGCTCGTGTTCGGCTCGCTCATCCTGCCGGCGAAGGCCGTGATCATGAACGTCCTCGGCATCGGCGCGACGCTTGGCTTCCTCACCGCGGTGTTCGTCGACGGCCTCGGCGCCGGCGCGCTCAACTTCACGCCGGGCCCGCTGATGAGCCCGATCCTCGTGCTCATTGTCGCCATCCTCTACGGCCTGTCCACCGACTACGAGGTGTTCCTCCTGTCGCGCATGGTGGAGGAACGCCAGGACGGCGCGCGTACCGACGACGCCATCCGCCGCGGCACCGCCCACACCGGCGGCATCATCACGGCGGCGGCCGCCATCATGATCGTCGTCGCCGCCGCGTTCGCCCTGTCGGACATCGTGATGATGAAATACATCGCCTACGGCATGATCTTCTCGCTCGCCCTCGACGCGACGATCATCCGCCTCCTGTTCGTCCCCGGCGTGATGCACCTGTTGCGCGAGGACAACTGGTGGGCGCCGCGCTGGGTCAAACGCGCCACCCGATCCCTCGGCGAGGGCTCTGGCGTATCGACGACCCCACGCCCCGGCGAGACTCCCATCGAGCACATGGTCGTGGATACCCGCCCGGGCCGCGCCGGTGTCACCGTGGAGGAGAACGCCTCGCTCGTGCCGTTCGCGGACCTCATGCGCGATCTGGACCAGCGCCGGGCCTTAGAGCAGCTGAAGAAGAAGGAACTTGAACGCTAG
- a CDS encoding type II toxin-antitoxin system Phd/YefM family antitoxin: MATPQHDESLVERRISQRELRNDSAQIMRAVRAGVSFVVTSNGEPVGRLTPLEARQPRLTITRPATRVGGWLDLPVEPVEGAPLDEMLDDMRGERI, from the coding sequence ATGGCCACGCCGCAACACGATGAATCGCTGGTAGAGCGCAGGATATCGCAGCGCGAATTGCGCAACGACTCCGCACAGATCATGCGCGCGGTGCGAGCGGGCGTCAGTTTTGTGGTGACCAGCAACGGCGAACCGGTGGGGCGGTTGACCCCCTTGGAGGCGCGACAACCGCGGCTGACGATTACCCGTCCGGCCACCCGCGTCGGCGGCTGGCTGGACCTGCCGGTGGAGCCCGTGGAAGGCGCGCCGCTGGACGAGATGCTCGACGACATGCGCGGGGAACGCATCTAG
- a CDS encoding lysylphosphatidylglycerol synthase transmembrane domain-containing protein, which yields MNARTWLRWLAPVVLAVVVLVVLRDQMPFFGEAWRAVHDAAPLPLAGAVATALLALVAMAGVMQILLNVEGRIAGPLGTNAIVIASNAWSTTVPGGPALSAWLTFRVHRSWGASTGLCGWFFVVSGALSTVWLVLIGIVAVVLLGADLSVASLLASLAAAALTIAAVFWATTHPAVLKRWVRFLPSRVHERAVAVIDQVAAIRISAPAFTSAAALSLVNRLLDLATMVFSVWAVAGQGVTLAGVCLAFIMTKLAGSAQVTPGGLGTVEPVAVGMLVAAGLPLATATAATVVYRAVSFVLITAIGWGVYAAVYAGRGFMAGRPAAGKAV from the coding sequence TTGAACGCTAGGACCTGGCTGCGCTGGCTCGCCCCGGTCGTCCTGGCCGTGGTGGTGCTGGTCGTCCTGCGCGACCAGATGCCCTTTTTCGGCGAGGCGTGGCGGGCGGTGCACGACGCCGCTCCCCTGCCGCTCGCCGGCGCGGTGGCCACAGCACTTCTTGCTCTGGTGGCGATGGCGGGCGTGATGCAGATCCTGCTTAACGTCGAAGGCCGCATCGCTGGACCGTTGGGCACCAACGCGATCGTCATCGCCTCCAACGCCTGGTCCACCACCGTGCCGGGCGGTCCAGCGCTGTCGGCGTGGCTGACATTTCGCGTGCACCGATCCTGGGGCGCGTCGACGGGCCTGTGCGGGTGGTTTTTTGTCGTTTCCGGCGCGCTGTCCACGGTGTGGCTGGTGCTCATCGGCATCGTCGCCGTGGTGCTGCTCGGCGCGGACCTGTCGGTGGCGTCGCTGCTTGCCTCCCTGGCCGCGGCCGCGCTGACCATCGCGGCCGTGTTCTGGGCGACGACGCACCCCGCCGTGCTCAAACGCTGGGTGCGGTTTCTACCCTCGCGCGTGCACGAGCGCGCCGTGGCGGTGATCGACCAAGTTGCCGCCATCCGCATCTCCGCGCCCGCGTTTACCAGCGCCGCAGCACTCTCGCTTGTCAACCGGCTGCTCGACTTGGCCACCATGGTGTTTTCCGTGTGGGCCGTGGCCGGCCAGGGCGTGACGCTTGCCGGGGTGTGCCTGGCGTTCATCATGACCAAGCTGGCCGGCTCCGCCCAGGTCACCCCCGGCGGGCTGGGGACCGTGGAGCCGGTGGCGGTGGGCATGCTCGTCGCCGCGGGGTTGCCGCTCGCAACCGCCACCGCGGCGACGGTGGTCTACCGCGCGGTGTCGTTTGTGCTCATCACCGCGATCGGGTGGGGGGTCTACGCCGCGGTGTACGCCGGGCGCGGCTTCATGGCCGGGCGCCCGGCCGCTGGCAAAGCCGTTTGA
- a CDS encoding phosphoenolpyruvate carboxykinase (GTP), with protein sequence MTAEIKRLEGENPTDNEQLIAWINEAVDLFEPEKVVFADGSQEEWDRLTAELVDAGTLIKLNEEKRPNSFLARSHPSDVARVESRTFISTENEEDAGPTNNWMKPDALKEEMLEHFSGSMRGRTMYVVPFCMGPISDPAPKLGVQLTDSAYVVLSMRTMTRMGTQALEKIEGDKFVHCLHSVGAPLEPGEEDVAWPCNDTKYISQFPETKEIWSYGSGYGGNAILAKKCYALRIASVMAKEEGWMAEHMLILKLTSPEGKNYNIAAAFPSACGKTNLAMITPTLPGWKAEVVGDDIAWMHLREDGLYAVNPENGFFGVAPGTNYASNPMAMKSMEPGNILFTNVALTDDGDVWWEGMDGETPEHLIDWRGEDWTPDSASKAAHPNSRYCVPIVQCPSAAPEFEDWQGVKIDAILFGGRRPDTVPLVTQAHNWEHGTMIGAMLSSGQTAASAEAKVGSLRHDPMAMLPFMGYNVGDYFQHWLDMGEKGGDRMPEIFLVNWFRRGDDDRFLWPGFGDNSRVLKWVIDRIEGNVEADETVAGYTARAEDLDLEGLETPIEDVREALTADPELWKEDLADSRTYLESLGSRVPQEIFDQLAKLDERIQEASN encoded by the coding sequence ATGACCGCCGAAATCAAGCGCCTGGAGGGGGAAAACCCCACCGACAACGAGCAGCTCATCGCTTGGATCAACGAGGCGGTTGATCTCTTCGAGCCGGAGAAGGTGGTGTTCGCGGACGGCTCCCAGGAAGAATGGGACCGCCTGACCGCGGAACTTGTCGACGCCGGCACGCTGATCAAACTCAACGAGGAAAAGCGCCCGAATTCCTTCCTCGCACGCTCGCACCCGTCCGACGTCGCCCGCGTGGAGTCCCGCACCTTCATCTCGACCGAGAACGAAGAGGACGCCGGCCCGACGAACAACTGGATGAAGCCCGACGCTCTTAAGGAAGAGATGCTCGAGCACTTCTCCGGTTCCATGCGTGGCCGCACCATGTACGTCGTGCCGTTCTGCATGGGCCCGATCTCGGACCCGGCGCCGAAGCTCGGCGTCCAGCTGACTGACTCGGCCTACGTTGTACTCTCCATGCGCACCATGACCCGCATGGGCACCCAGGCGCTGGAGAAGATTGAGGGCGACAAGTTCGTCCACTGCCTCCACTCCGTCGGCGCGCCGCTCGAGCCGGGTGAAGAAGACGTCGCCTGGCCGTGCAACGACACCAAGTACATCTCCCAGTTCCCGGAGACCAAGGAGATCTGGTCCTACGGCTCCGGCTACGGCGGCAACGCCATCCTGGCAAAGAAGTGCTACGCCCTGCGCATCGCGTCCGTGATGGCGAAGGAGGAGGGCTGGATGGCCGAGCACATGCTCATCCTGAAGCTGACCTCCCCCGAGGGGAAGAACTACAACATCGCCGCCGCGTTCCCGTCGGCTTGCGGCAAGACCAACCTGGCCATGATCACCCCGACGCTGCCGGGCTGGAAGGCCGAGGTCGTTGGCGACGACATCGCCTGGATGCACCTGCGCGAGGATGGCCTGTACGCCGTCAACCCGGAGAACGGTTTCTTCGGCGTCGCGCCGGGCACCAACTACGCCTCCAACCCGATGGCCATGAAGAGCATGGAGCCGGGCAACATCCTGTTCACCAACGTCGCGCTTACCGACGACGGCGATGTCTGGTGGGAAGGCATGGACGGCGAAACACCGGAGCACCTCATCGACTGGCGCGGCGAGGACTGGACCCCGGACTCCGCCAGCAAGGCCGCGCACCCGAACTCCCGTTACTGCGTGCCCATCGTGCAGTGCCCGTCCGCGGCGCCGGAGTTTGAGGACTGGCAGGGTGTGAAGATCGACGCGATCCTCTTCGGCGGCCGCCGCCCGGACACCGTCCCGTTGGTCACGCAGGCGCACAACTGGGAGCACGGCACGATGATCGGCGCGATGCTGTCGTCCGGCCAGACCGCCGCGTCCGCGGAGGCGAAGGTCGGTTCTCTGCGCCACGACCCGATGGCGATGCTGCCGTTCATGGGCTACAACGTTGGCGACTACTTCCAGCACTGGCTCGACATGGGCGAGAAGGGCGGCGACCGCATGCCGGAGATCTTCCTGGTCAATTGGTTCCGTCGTGGCGACGACGACCGCTTCCTGTGGCCGGGCTTCGGCGACAACTCGCGCGTGCTCAAGTGGGTCATCGACCGCATCGAGGGCAACGTCGAGGCTGACGAGACCGTCGCCGGCTACACCGCCCGCGCGGAGGACCTCGACCTCGAGGGCCTGGAGACCCCGATCGAGGACGTCCGCGAGGCGCTCACCGCCGACCCGGAGCTGTGGAAGGAAGACCTCGCGGATTCCCGTACCTACCTCGAGAGCCTCGGCTCGCGCGTGCCGCAGGAGATCTTCGACCAGCTGGCGAAGCTCGACGAGCGCATCCAGGAGGCCTCGAACTAA
- the trmB gene encoding tRNA (guanosine(46)-N7)-methyltransferase TrmB has protein sequence MNNSENTRPGTGELPAGRPLQTDFGTGLDYPRLGSVTFRRGTLTDNQEALFNEHWPRLGKVLAEGSDERIDIDEWFGRKGHPTIVEIGSGTGTSTAAMAPLEQDHNIVAVELYKPGLAKLLGAVVRGGIDNIRMVRGDGVEVLARMFGEESLDGVRIFFPDPWPKARHHKRRIIQSGTLNLIATRLKPGGVLHVATDHADYAEWIDELVDVEPTLEYKGWPWEAAPLLTDRQVITKFEGKGLDKEHVIREYLWEKK, from the coding sequence ATGAATAATTCTGAAAACACGCGCCCGGGCACGGGTGAACTGCCCGCCGGTCGCCCATTGCAAACCGACTTTGGAACGGGTCTGGATTATCCGCGCCTTGGTTCCGTGACATTTCGTCGCGGCACGCTGACCGACAACCAGGAGGCCCTGTTCAACGAGCACTGGCCGCGCCTGGGCAAGGTGCTGGCGGAAGGCTCCGACGAGCGCATCGATATCGACGAGTGGTTCGGCCGGAAAGGCCACCCCACCATCGTGGAAATCGGCTCCGGCACCGGCACCTCCACCGCGGCGATGGCGCCACTGGAGCAGGACCACAACATCGTTGCCGTGGAGCTATACAAGCCGGGCCTGGCGAAGTTACTGGGCGCGGTGGTGCGCGGCGGCATCGACAACATCCGCATGGTGCGAGGCGACGGCGTCGAGGTGCTGGCGCGCATGTTCGGCGAGGAATCGTTGGACGGTGTGCGCATCTTCTTCCCGGATCCGTGGCCGAAGGCGCGCCACCACAAGCGCCGCATTATCCAGTCGGGCACCTTGAACTTGATTGCCACCCGCTTGAAGCCGGGCGGGGTGCTGCACGTGGCCACCGACCACGCGGATTACGCGGAGTGGATCGATGAACTTGTCGACGTCGAACCGACACTCGAATACAAGGGCTGGCCGTGGGAGGCCGCGCCACTGTTGACGGACCGCCAGGTGATCACCAAGTTCGAGGGCAAGGGCCTGGATAAAGAGCACGTGATCCGCGAGTACCTGTGGGAGAAGAAGTAA
- a CDS encoding type II toxin-antitoxin system VapC family toxin, whose protein sequence is MRRVYADTSAIGCLLKAEPHTHAIRLWLEAGECEVVSSDLLEVELRRLAVRLGRPQGEATLILRGISIADLGRATLRSASMLPMPYLRTLDAIHLQAALDLEADAVLTYDEWLADAAREVGLEVIAP, encoded by the coding sequence ATGCGCAGGGTCTACGCGGACACGTCCGCCATCGGATGCCTGCTGAAAGCCGAGCCGCACACGCACGCCATACGCTTGTGGCTTGAGGCGGGGGAGTGCGAGGTGGTGTCCTCCGATCTGCTCGAGGTCGAGTTGCGGCGGTTGGCGGTGCGTCTCGGCAGGCCCCAGGGTGAGGCGACGCTGATTCTGCGTGGCATTTCGATCGCGGACCTGGGCCGTGCGACGCTTCGTAGCGCGAGCATGCTGCCGATGCCATACCTTCGCACGCTGGACGCGATCCACCTGCAGGCGGCGCTGGACCTGGAGGCGGATGCGGTGCTCACCTACGACGAGTGGCTGGCGGATGCCGCGCGCGAAGTCGGGCTGGAGGTTATCGCGCCGTGA
- a CDS encoding three-helix bundle dimerization domain-containing protein yields the protein MANNIDFSIIREHALRNIREDLLTEYAGKYDALEINDAFDAVLRAHKNSAVVEDFVPVLVEAEMRDRLREGDLFPAPAAA from the coding sequence ATGGCTAACAACATTGATTTCAGCATCATCCGCGAGCACGCCCTGCGAAACATCCGCGAGGACCTGCTCACCGAGTACGCCGGCAAGTACGACGCGCTCGAGATCAACGATGCGTTCGACGCCGTCCTGCGCGCACACAAGAACAGCGCCGTCGTCGAGGACTTCGTCCCGGTCCTCGTCGAGGCTGAGATGCGCGATCGCCTCCGCGAAGGCGACCTGTTCCCCGCCCCCGCAGCCGCGTAA
- a CDS encoding DIP1984 family protein — MLLAEALARRAEAQDRLNKLQDRLVQGALMQEGDTPPEDPADMLEEVAGLLQEIETLVRRINHTNAKTAFEGATLTDAIARRDALLRSRRLYAAVADAATMSNARYSRSEVRFVPTVDVKALRDMADSASKAYRELDTKIQQLNWTTELQ, encoded by the coding sequence ATGCTGCTCGCAGAGGCACTGGCGCGCCGCGCCGAGGCGCAGGACCGCCTGAACAAGCTGCAGGACCGCCTGGTCCAGGGCGCGCTGATGCAGGAGGGCGACACCCCGCCGGAGGACCCGGCGGACATGCTCGAGGAGGTCGCCGGGCTGCTGCAGGAGATCGAAACGTTGGTGCGCCGCATCAACCACACCAACGCGAAGACGGCTTTCGAGGGCGCGACGCTTACCGACGCCATCGCGCGCCGCGACGCCCTCCTGCGCTCCCGTCGTCTCTACGCCGCGGTTGCCGACGCCGCGACGATGTCAAACGCCCGCTACTCACGCTCCGAGGTCCGCTTCGTGCCCACCGTGGACGTCAAGGCGCTGCGCGACATGGCCGATAGCGCCTCCAAGGCCTACCGCGAATTGGACACCAAGATCCAGCAGCTCAACTGGACTACAGAGCTGCAATAA